From the genome of Candidatus Hydrogenedentota bacterium, one region includes:
- a CDS encoding sigma 54-interacting transcriptional regulator: MRHIFFAWIGHTDLKAALGHAEAGVGPLAQGLAGGRHDEAHLLSDHPPAMGKNYIKWLEKRTGTSLQLHPVRLKSPTDLRQIYEAVTKVLDAAARNRGETPEQWVYHLSPGTPAMASVWLLLGKTVYPARLIESSPQAGVKTVDVPFDIAADYIPKMLEGTDARAVELAQAAAPPTPEFGAILHKCDAMKKVVARARHVALHDVPVLILGESGTGKELLARAIHSGSPRRDGPFVAVNCGAIPADLVESEFFGHRKGAFTGADKDRRGYLEEASGGTLLLDEVGELPRPAQVKLLRALQTGEIQKIGDTRTVKVDFRVLAATNRDLLREVMQGRFREDLFHRLAVGVLHLPPLRERHGDLPLLCERILEGINARCASVPGWKHKNISNTAKILVHNHAWPGNVRELGNTLARAAIWCQGDTIGAENLKEALLTVPGNAGAGNAILGRALGEGFSLPEVMTEVARHYLGRALKEAHGNKTRAAELAGLPSYQTLTNWLQRYGIENDLAR; this comes from the coding sequence ATGCGACACATCTTTTTCGCCTGGATTGGCCATACGGACCTGAAAGCGGCACTAGGACATGCGGAAGCGGGGGTGGGACCGCTTGCGCAGGGACTGGCCGGTGGCCGCCATGACGAAGCGCACCTGCTCAGCGACCACCCGCCCGCCATGGGGAAGAACTACATCAAATGGCTGGAGAAACGAACGGGGACATCCCTGCAACTTCACCCTGTCAGGTTAAAATCTCCCACGGATTTAAGGCAGATTTACGAGGCGGTGACGAAAGTCTTGGATGCTGCGGCAAGAAACCGGGGCGAAACTCCCGAGCAGTGGGTATACCACCTCAGCCCCGGAACCCCCGCCATGGCCTCCGTCTGGCTGCTTCTGGGGAAAACCGTTTATCCGGCCAGGCTGATTGAGTCCTCCCCGCAGGCCGGGGTCAAGACGGTGGACGTGCCCTTTGACATCGCGGCCGACTACATTCCCAAGATGCTGGAGGGCACGGACGCGCGCGCCGTGGAACTGGCCCAGGCCGCCGCGCCCCCCACCCCGGAGTTTGGCGCCATCCTCCACAAGTGTGACGCCATGAAAAAGGTTGTCGCCAGGGCGCGGCATGTCGCCCTCCACGATGTGCCGGTGCTCATCCTGGGGGAATCGGGCACGGGCAAGGAACTGCTCGCCCGGGCCATTCACTCCGGCAGTCCCCGGCGGGACGGACCCTTTGTCGCGGTGAACTGCGGCGCCATCCCCGCGGACCTGGTCGAGTCGGAATTTTTCGGTCACCGCAAAGGCGCGTTCACCGGCGCCGACAAGGACCGCAGGGGCTACCTGGAAGAGGCGTCCGGGGGGACCCTGCTGCTCGACGAGGTGGGGGAACTCCCCCGGCCCGCCCAGGTGAAACTGCTCCGCGCCCTGCAAACCGGTGAAATCCAGAAGATTGGGGACACCCGCACGGTGAAGGTTGATTTTCGCGTCCTCGCGGCCACCAACCGTGACCTGCTCCGGGAGGTCATGCAGGGCCGGTTTCGCGAGGACCTCTTCCACCGGCTTGCGGTCGGGGTGCTCCACCTGCCGCCGCTCCGGGAGCGCCACGGCGACCTGCCCCTGCTCTGCGAGCGCATTCTTGAGGGCATCAATGCCCGGTGCGCCAGTGTGCCGGGATGGAAACACAAGAATATTTCCAATACCGCAAAAATACTTGTGCACAATCACGCCTGGCCGGGCAATGTGCGGGAACTGGGGAACACCCTGGCCCGCGCGGCGATTTGGTGCCAGGGCGACACCATCGGCGCGGAGAACCTCAAGGAGGCCCTGCTGACCGTTCCGGGAAACGCGGGAGCGGGGAACGCCATACTGGGCCGCGCCTTGGGCGAAGGCTTCTCCCTGCCTGAGGTTATGACCGAAGTGGCGCGCCATTACCTTGGGCGCGCCCTCAAAGAGGCCCACGGCAACAAGACCCGCGCGGCGGAACTGGCGGGCCTCCCCAGTTACCAGACCCTGACCAACTGGCTGCAGCGCTATGGCATCGAAAATGACTTGGCACGGTGA
- a CDS encoding Nramp family divalent metal transporter has product MSKETTEKPDAGRAPWWRSIGPALITACVVFGPGSLVISANVGATYGFNLLWLVALAGLLMGTFMTMSARAGVTAGATHFTTLAGEVGRPFAALLGVVLCLTCASFQFSNNLAIALAVGAFAPEGHVLAVQIAAMAALNLALIIFLFRAQHIFKSLEGVMKVMVGVVLLSFLINLFVAGPDWGAVLLGLLPRIPENLSLGIPKIVEGAVKDPLVLIASLVGTTFSVAGAFFQGNLVREKGWGREDYDRGIGDSVAGVCILTLVSMMVMVTAGTVILGKPADNIATLAFTLQPLLGTAAFAVFCLGLIPVALNPFLINAMIGGTALADGLGLPGRLNDRWPRVFTVCLLLVGFTMASAGLWNRVPPVNLMVFGQALTVIGNPLMAATLLWLANRKSVMGDRRNRTASNVLGAAGMLVVLLLALRMLWYLWLRLGL; this is encoded by the coding sequence ATGTCAAAGGAAACGACGGAAAAGCCTGATGCCGGCCGCGCGCCGTGGTGGCGGTCCATCGGGCCGGCGCTGATTACGGCCTGCGTCGTCTTCGGGCCGGGCAGTCTGGTCATCAGCGCGAATGTCGGCGCCACCTACGGCTTCAACCTGCTGTGGCTGGTGGCCCTCGCGGGCCTGCTGATGGGGACCTTCATGACCATGTCGGCCCGCGCGGGCGTCACCGCCGGGGCGACCCATTTCACCACCCTGGCGGGCGAGGTGGGCCGCCCCTTCGCCGCCCTGCTGGGCGTGGTGCTCTGCCTCACCTGCGCGTCCTTCCAGTTCTCGAACAACCTGGCCATCGCCCTGGCGGTGGGCGCCTTCGCCCCGGAGGGCCATGTGCTGGCCGTGCAGATTGCCGCCATGGCGGCGCTCAATCTGGCCCTGATCATTTTCCTGTTCCGGGCGCAGCACATCTTCAAGTCCCTCGAGGGGGTCATGAAGGTCATGGTCGGCGTGGTGCTGCTGTCTTTTTTGATCAACCTCTTCGTCGCGGGGCCGGACTGGGGCGCCGTCCTCCTGGGGCTGCTGCCCCGCATCCCTGAAAACCTCTCCCTCGGCATCCCGAAAATCGTGGAGGGCGCCGTCAAGGACCCGCTGGTGCTCATCGCGTCGCTGGTGGGCACGACCTTCTCCGTGGCGGGCGCGTTCTTCCAAGGGAACCTGGTGCGCGAGAAGGGCTGGGGCAGGGAGGACTATGACCGGGGCATCGGGGACTCCGTGGCGGGGGTCTGCATTCTCACGCTGGTGAGCATGATGGTGATGGTCACGGCGGGCACGGTGATTCTCGGAAAGCCCGCCGACAACATCGCCACGCTGGCCTTCACCCTCCAGCCGCTCCTGGGCACGGCGGCCTTTGCCGTGTTCTGCCTCGGGCTGATTCCCGTGGCGCTGAACCCCTTCCTCATCAACGCCATGATCGGCGGGACGGCCCTGGCCGACGGTCTGGGGCTGCCGGGACGGCTCAACGACCGCTGGCCGCGCGTGTTCACCGTGTGCCTGCTGCTGGTGGGCTTCACCATGGCCAGTGCCGGGCTGTGGAACCGGGTGCCCCCGGTGAACCTGATGGTTTTCGGTCAGGCGCTGACCGTCATCGGCAACCCGCTGATGGCCGCCACGCTCCTGTGGCTCGCCAACCGGAAATCCGTCATGGGCGACCGCCGCAACAGGACCGCGTCCAATGTGCTCGGCGCGGCCGGGATGCTGGTGGTCCTGCTGCTCGCCCTGCGCATGCTGTGGTACCTGTGGCTGCGGCTGGGCCTGTAG
- a CDS encoding DUF3368 domain-containing protein, whose amino-acid sequence MDSPKTVITDANIWIDLHRGGLIAEAFKLDLVFKTPDLVAHEILSPSAASLKRHGLHVLELPGARVLEIIQMARQYPRPSRPDLSALILALSEGAVLLTGDNALREAGKLEGVEVRGVLWLLNKMVEDQVVNGDRVVVALHQMLNGGSRLPKADCERFIQKWRA is encoded by the coding sequence ATGGATTCCCCGAAGACCGTCATCACAGACGCCAACATCTGGATTGACTTGCATCGGGGCGGGCTGATTGCCGAGGCATTCAAGCTCGATCTTGTATTCAAAACACCAGACCTTGTCGCGCATGAGATTCTGTCGCCTTCGGCGGCTTCACTGAAGCGGCATGGCCTGCATGTCCTTGAATTGCCGGGTGCACGGGTGCTTGAAATCATCCAGATGGCAAGGCAGTATCCCCGGCCTTCGCGTCCAGACCTGTCGGCGCTGATTCTTGCACTTTCAGAAGGTGCGGTTCTGCTCACTGGAGACAATGCCCTTCGGGAGGCGGGCAAGTTGGAGGGAGTTGAAGTTCGCGGTGTTCTATGGCTTTTAAACAAGATGGTGGAGGACCAGGTTGTGAACGGGGACAGGGTTGTCGTGGCGCTTCACCAGATGCTCAACGGGGGGAGCCGGCTTCCCAAAGCCGATTGCGAGCGATTTATTCAGAAGTGGCGTGCTTGA
- a CDS encoding DUF2281 domain-containing protein produces the protein MSAIELIQEQLVLLPPDKQREVLDFVIFLQQQMGKGPDSSRRPPLRQHPAFGSWGMRRIDPLEYQQKLRAEWDEQVLG, from the coding sequence ATGAGTGCCATCGAACTTATTCAGGAACAGTTGGTTCTGCTGCCCCCGGACAAGCAACGGGAGGTTCTGGATTTTGTAATCTTCCTGCAACAGCAGATGGGAAAGGGGCCGGACTCTTCCCGGCGGCCCCCGCTTCGTCAGCACCCGGCTTTCGGTTCTTGGGGCATGCGGCGCATAGACCCCCTTGAATACCAGCAGAAACTCCGGGCCGAATGGGATGAGCAGGTGTTAGGTTGA
- a CDS encoding metallophosphoesterase family protein: protein MILGVMSDTHGNLPLMFCAADLLSGRFGAEVLVHLGDDWEDAGALAAAGRTVWAVPGLWCDAYRSWRVPNARSETVDGVVLAFAHDMRDLARVRAGAHVLLTGHTHEAVIRLADGVFHMNPGHLKKSRDRGGDASFGVIEITRERVTCAVHELDGTLRMRESLERGMAPEGR, encoded by the coding sequence ATGATTCTGGGCGTGATGAGCGACACCCACGGCAACCTGCCCCTGATGTTCTGCGCGGCGGACCTGCTCTCGGGGCGCTTCGGCGCGGAGGTGCTGGTGCATCTGGGCGACGACTGGGAGGATGCCGGGGCGCTGGCGGCGGCGGGCCGCACCGTGTGGGCGGTGCCCGGACTGTGGTGCGACGCCTACCGGTCCTGGCGCGTGCCCAACGCCCGCAGCGAGACCGTGGACGGCGTGGTCCTGGCGTTCGCGCACGACATGCGCGATTTGGCGCGGGTGCGGGCCGGCGCGCATGTCCTGCTCACGGGCCACACCCACGAGGCGGTGATCCGGCTCGCGGACGGGGTGTTCCACATGAACCCCGGACACCTGAAGAAAAGCCGGGACCGGGGCGGGGACGCCTCTTTCGGCGTGATTGAAATCACCCGGGAGCGCGTCACCTGCGCCGTGCACGAGCTGGACGGGACCCTGCGGATGCGCGAGTCCCTGGAGCGGGGCATGGCTCCGGAGGGGCGGTGA
- a CDS encoding PQQ-like beta-propeller repeat protein: protein MRINTPLALLLLLITLNAAWAGEAPQFRGPDRDGIFQEEGLLREWPEGGPELLWTATGIGAGYSSATVAGGKIHITGMTGDLDGMLSVLDLEGNPVRRVPYGKETDEAQAPGTRSTPTLDGDRLYLLTGPGVVCCIDPGTGEVLWRADLTERFGAKKPMWHFAESVLVDGNRVVCTPGTEDALLAALDRNTGETLWTTKGPKDTPSYCSPTIITHNGRRILTTATGRHIVGADPETGALLWAFEQKVPWDIHGVTPLYSPPAPPQAGGKDGLLYYVGGDGAGGGALALSPDGAEVSPVWTDTTLDCLHSGVVLLDGYLYGTGYKNDGRLVCLEMATGRVMWSTDEVTQGALVAADGMLFIYEGPKAGVVSLVKADPAGFTRTGKFTVTAGGRDKHWAHPAIADGRLYIRHGDTLSAYRIK from the coding sequence ATGAGAATTAACACGCCCCTGGCTCTCCTGTTGCTTCTGATCACCCTGAACGCCGCCTGGGCGGGGGAGGCCCCGCAGTTCAGGGGTCCGGACCGTGACGGGATATTTCAGGAGGAGGGCCTCCTGCGGGAATGGCCGGAGGGCGGGCCGGAGCTGCTGTGGACCGCCACGGGCATCGGCGCGGGATACTCCTCGGCGACGGTGGCCGGCGGCAAAATCCACATCACCGGCATGACGGGCGACCTCGACGGGATGCTCTCCGTGCTGGACTTGGAGGGGAACCCGGTCAGGCGCGTTCCCTACGGGAAGGAGACCGACGAGGCCCAGGCCCCCGGCACGCGCTCGACACCCACCCTGGACGGGGACCGGCTCTATCTGCTGACCGGACCCGGCGTGGTCTGCTGCATTGACCCCGGCACGGGCGAAGTGTTGTGGCGGGCGGACCTGACGGAACGCTTCGGCGCAAAAAAGCCGATGTGGCACTTCGCCGAGTCGGTGCTGGTGGACGGCAACCGCGTGGTTTGCACGCCCGGCACGGAGGACGCCCTGCTCGCCGCGCTGGACAGGAACACCGGCGAAACCCTCTGGACCACGAAAGGGCCGAAGGACACCCCCTCGTACTGCTCGCCCACCATCATCACCCACAACGGACGCCGCATCCTCACCACCGCCACGGGCAGGCACATCGTCGGCGCGGACCCGGAGACGGGCGCCCTGCTGTGGGCCTTTGAGCAGAAAGTCCCCTGGGACATCCACGGCGTGACGCCCCTGTACTCCCCCCCCGCCCCCCCGCAAGCAGGGGGGAAGGACGGGCTGCTGTATTACGTCGGCGGCGACGGCGCGGGCGGCGGCGCCCTGGCCCTCTCCCCGGACGGCGCGGAGGTGTCCCCCGTGTGGACCGACACCACGCTGGACTGCCTGCACTCCGGCGTGGTGCTGCTGGACGGGTACCTCTACGGCACGGGCTACAAGAACGACGGGCGGCTCGTCTGCCTGGAGATGGCCACCGGCAGGGTCATGTGGAGCACGGACGAGGTCACCCAGGGGGCGCTGGTCGCCGCGGACGGCATGCTCTTCATCTATGAGGGGCCGAAAGCGGGCGTGGTCAGCCTCGTCAAAGCCGACCCCGCCGGGTTCACCCGCACCGGGAAATTCACCGTGACCGCAGGCGGCAGGGACAAGCATTGGGCGCACCCCGCCATCGCGGACGGGCGCCTCTACATCCGCCACGGCGACACCCTCTCCGCCTACAGGATCAAGTGA
- a CDS encoding ImmA/IrrE family metallo-endopeptidase, protein MLGERIKQARRIACLSLRELAAKVGVSHEAIAKYESGRDVPSSGVLLRLSESLNVGVDFFLQSIQVSVSQPEFRKHSRLGKKQQDSIVARVEDWVARGIEVDNLIALEKPGEFQTPEGFPRRVSSFDDVEKAAIDFRHAWQLGLDPIQNLTAIFEEHGIRVGALDAGPHFDALTLWANGTIPVIVTRANIPGDRQRLSMAHELGHILLRPTCNVEKMMQCFAGAVLVPAPVARMELGAARRKLDPIELHMLKHKYGMSMLAWVVRARQLGIIHESAAKDMFINFNKRGWRDKEPGDAFPVEQAERMSRQVMQLLAEEVISESRAKELLGSSLEDFRKAFSKEHDGFPEDRHHRRQHLD, encoded by the coding sequence ATGCTCGGAGAAAGAATAAAACAGGCCAGGCGGATTGCGTGCTTATCACTGCGGGAGTTGGCTGCGAAAGTGGGTGTCAGCCATGAAGCAATTGCCAAGTACGAGAGCGGAAGGGACGTGCCCAGTTCTGGTGTCCTCTTAAGGCTGAGTGAATCCCTGAACGTCGGTGTTGATTTCTTTCTGCAGTCAATTCAGGTGTCCGTGTCTCAGCCGGAATTCAGAAAACACTCACGTCTTGGAAAGAAACAACAGGATTCCATCGTTGCCCGCGTTGAGGACTGGGTCGCACGGGGCATCGAAGTGGACAATCTGATTGCGCTGGAGAAACCTGGTGAGTTTCAGACCCCTGAAGGCTTTCCCCGGAGAGTGTCATCGTTCGATGATGTGGAGAAGGCGGCCATTGACTTTCGACATGCCTGGCAACTGGGTCTTGACCCCATTCAAAACCTTACGGCAATCTTTGAGGAGCATGGAATACGTGTCGGTGCCCTTGATGCCGGACCACATTTTGATGCGTTGACTCTATGGGCAAACGGGACGATTCCTGTCATAGTCACCCGGGCCAATATTCCTGGAGACCGTCAACGCCTCAGCATGGCGCATGAGCTTGGCCACATCTTGCTAAGACCAACGTGCAATGTGGAAAAGATGATGCAGTGTTTTGCCGGCGCCGTTCTGGTGCCCGCGCCGGTGGCAAGAATGGAACTTGGCGCCGCCCGCAGAAAACTGGACCCCATTGAGCTTCACATGCTCAAGCATAAATACGGCATGAGCATGTTGGCCTGGGTTGTCCGGGCAAGACAGCTTGGCATCATCCATGAATCCGCGGCCAAAGACATGTTTATCAACTTCAATAAGCGGGGTTGGCGCGACAAAGAACCCGGTGATGCTTTTCCCGTTGAACAGGCCGAACGGATGAGTCGCCAAGTCATGCAATTGCTGGCCGAAGAGGTGATTTCAGAATCCAGGGCCAAGGAACTGCTTGGTAGTTCTCTGGAAGATTTCCGAAAAGCCTTTTCTAAGGAACACGATGGATTCCCCGAAGACCGTCATCACAGACGCCAACATCTGGATTGA
- a CDS encoding addiction module protein — MSLAQVEKEALKLTVEERALLAERLLDSLDANGGEYDEEAWLNEAERRHSAYKAGHIPSKEMAAAMQCARQALQ, encoded by the coding sequence ATGAGTCTGGCACAAGTTGAGAAAGAGGCGTTGAAACTGACCGTCGAGGAGCGCGCACTGCTGGCGGAACGGCTCCTGGACAGCCTGGATGCCAATGGGGGGGAGTATGACGAGGAGGCGTGGCTCAATGAGGCCGAAAGGCGCCACAGCGCCTATAAAGCCGGCCACATCCCGAGTAAAGAAATGGCCGCCGCCATGCAGTGCGCCCGCCAAGCCTTGCAGTGA